A window of Sphingobacterium kitahiroshimense genomic DNA:
AAAAAAAGTTATGGATAAAATTGATGTCTTGCCAATCGATCTAAATGCAGATGGGCACATCAGTGAAAACGAAGATTTTTATAGTACCATAGATGATTTAACGGATGCTGTGAGTAACAACCATTACCCTAGCCCACCAGCCAGAGATCTTTCGTTTATCACAAAAGGGAAGCCTGATAATTTGCTCGTTAAAGAATTCATTTCATTTGTGCTAAAGAAAAAATCGCAGAGTTATTTATTGGAAAATGGATATGTGCCATTAACAGAGTCGTTAATTAATAAAGAACTGATTAAACTGTAATATGCTAAAAACAAGGTTATTAAAAAATGCAATCGCAAAACAGGTCAGTTTTGTTTTGTTGCTCATTTCACTTTCAGTGGTCATTATAATCGGTATCGGACTGACTTTTAAATCAGTACCCTTATTTGAATCGTTTAACATTCTTGAACTATTGACAAATCATGTGTGGGCACCTATGAAAGGAAGTTTTGGTTTCCTACCCTTTATTATGGGCACACTCAGTGTCACATTGGTTGCGCTATTGATTTCATGCCCACTTTGTATCTTAACCTCTATTTACTTAACAGAGTATGCGTCAGACACCTTGAAAAATGTCATATTACCGCTTATCAATGTTCTGGCAGCCATTCCTCCTGTGTTATACGGGGTTTGGGGTGTATTATTTATCGTACCTGCAATACAATCTTATATTGCGCCCATTTTTGCGGTTTCTACTTCGGGTTACACTGTTTTGGCTGGAGGAATCGTACTCGCAGTGATGATTTTCCCGATCATGATCAGCATTATGGTCGAGGTTTTAAAAACGGTACCGGCAGAACTTAAAGCAGCATCACTGTCTTTGGGCGCTACCAAATGGGAAACTGCCCAAAAAGTCATACTTAGAAGAGCAAAACCTGGTATAATAGCAGCAATTGTATTGGCGATCTCCAGAGCATTCGGCGAAACAATTGCAGTTTTGATGGTCTGTGGTAATGTTCCCAAAATACCGACATCCATATTTGATGCTGGTTATCCTATTCCCGCACTCATTGCAAACAATTTTGGGGAAATGATGTCAATTCCATTATACGATTCGGCACTGATGTTTTCAGCCTTACTCCTTTTCGTTATTATTTTCGGATTCAACCTCATTTCACGCATCATATTAAACAGATTGGAGGGCAAGCATAATGGATAATCTTAAAACAAGACTTTTTAAAGAGAAAGTTGCAAAAGGTTTCATGCATCTTTCCGGAATGTTGGTTACCGGTTCACTTTTTTTTATAATCGGCACCATCTTATATAAAGGGTTACCTTATTTATCTTGGGAAATGGTGAGTCAATTACCAAAGGGCGGCTTTTACATGGGTAAAGAAGGGGGTATTTTAAATGCCATATTAGGATCCCTATACCTTGCAGGTGTAGCAACTATATTGGCGACCTTAATCGGTGTGCCGATCGCCTTATACTTAAATATATATATCAAAACATCATCGAGACTAGCGCAGTACTCGAAATTAATGTTTGATATCCTATACGGAATTCCTTCTATCGTATATGGAGCTGTAGGATTTACCATTATGGTTTATTTTGGCATCCGCGCATCCCTTTTAGGTGGAATTATCACCATTACACTGCTAACGATACCCATTGTGGTGCGAACAGTCGATGAAATCATCAAAACAGTTCCCACAGACTTAAAACATGTTACTTTATCTTTAGGTGCGACCAAATGGGAAGTCGCAAAAGTTTTTATTTTACACATTAAACAAGGAATATTTACCGCAATCTTACTTGCATTTGGAAGATCTATCGGAGATGTTGCCGGAGTTTTGTTAACAACAGGATTTAGCGACAATTTACCCCGTTATATTGACGAACCCGCCGCAACATTGCCATTAGCGATCTTCTTCCAGTTGAGCAGTCCTATTCCAGAAGTTCAAGGCCGTGCTTACGCATCAGCACTTATCTTAACTTTTATTATTCTAATTATTGTCATATGCACGCACATCCTATCATCGAAACAGAACAAACACAAATTGTAAGACCGGCTATTCAACCGCATATTCAGATACAGGATTTGAATATTCATATTGACGGTCATCATATTTTGAAAAACATCAATCTG
This region includes:
- the pstC gene encoding phosphate ABC transporter permease subunit PstC yields the protein MLKTRLLKNAIAKQVSFVLLLISLSVVIIIGIGLTFKSVPLFESFNILELLTNHVWAPMKGSFGFLPFIMGTLSVTLVALLISCPLCILTSIYLTEYASDTLKNVILPLINVLAAIPPVLYGVWGVLFIVPAIQSYIAPIFAVSTSGYTVLAGGIVLAVMIFPIMISIMVEVLKTVPAELKAASLSLGATKWETAQKVILRRAKPGIIAAIVLAISRAFGETIAVLMVCGNVPKIPTSIFDAGYPIPALIANNFGEMMSIPLYDSALMFSALLLFVIIFGFNLISRIILNRLEGKHNG
- a CDS encoding PstA family ABC transporter permease — protein: MDNLKTRLFKEKVAKGFMHLSGMLVTGSLFFIIGTILYKGLPYLSWEMVSQLPKGGFYMGKEGGILNAILGSLYLAGVATILATLIGVPIALYLNIYIKTSSRLAQYSKLMFDILYGIPSIVYGAVGFTIMVYFGIRASLLGGIITITLLTIPIVVRTVDEIIKTVPTDLKHVTLSLGATKWEVAKVFILHIKQGIFTAILLAFGRSIGDVAGVLLTTGFSDNLPRYIDEPAATLPLAIFFQLSSPIPEVQGRAYASALILTFIILIIVICTHILSSKQNKHKL